One window of the Pantoea cypripedii genome contains the following:
- a CDS encoding TetR/AcrR family transcriptional regulator → MRTGRPRQFDRDEAVIHAMHLFWENGYESTSLAQLKAAIGKGITAPSFYAAFGSKEALFQEAVSCYLRTHAQVTESLWDAELPPRQALETALFNSARMQYEPGHPRGCMVALGVMSSCSEENRHLLQPLKDSRQRTSAGVKNCVQRGIRAGELRDDEATLALAVSFNSFLLGISTLARDDVPLAETERAIAQMMKLWDAARI, encoded by the coding sequence ATGAGAACAGGCCGACCAAGACAGTTTGACCGCGATGAAGCGGTGATTCATGCCATGCACTTATTCTGGGAAAATGGTTATGAGTCCACCTCGCTCGCCCAGCTCAAGGCAGCAATTGGCAAGGGGATTACTGCGCCCAGTTTTTATGCTGCCTTTGGTTCCAAAGAGGCGCTTTTTCAGGAAGCGGTGAGCTGCTATCTGCGCACCCATGCGCAGGTCACGGAATCTTTATGGGATGCGGAATTACCGCCGCGTCAGGCACTGGAAACGGCGTTATTTAACTCCGCCCGCATGCAGTATGAACCCGGTCATCCGCGTGGATGCATGGTGGCATTGGGCGTGATGTCCTCATGTTCGGAGGAAAACCGTCATCTGCTGCAACCGCTGAAGGATTCACGGCAACGTACCAGTGCAGGGGTAAAAAATTGTGTTCAGCGCGGGATACGTGCGGGCGAGCTGAGGGATGATGAGGCGACGCTGGCGCTGGCAGTAAGTTTCAATAGCTTTCTGCTGGGGATATCGACATTGGCGCGCGATGATGTTCCGCTGGCTGAAACGGAACGGGCCATCGCGCAGATGATGAAACTGTGGGATGCGGCCCGCATCTGA